GATGTCCAATACATACTTGCACCATAAGAGGTTTGTTAGTCGATCAATTTCATAAGTAAACGGTAAACCTGATCTAGGCTATAAGTTCTCTAGAGGagggaaaacaaagaaaaaaaatatgtttgCATTTTCTTTTTTAAGATTTGGTGGGTAGGTGGTGGTTAGTTGCCCAAGActggatggagaaacaaaaaaaaaaaatgtgtgaACGCACAAATCTCTCAGAAAGTTCTAAACGAGTATAAGGTTGGTTTCTTTGTTAagaagagaaattctttatgcatcgCGGATGGCATAAAAAATTCGATGTAAAGTACACCGTCTTGTCCGAGTGGTCCACATAATTATCATTTTCTAACGCGTATTTAATTCTGCAGATcgtctttttcatttaaaaaatttGTATAACGAAAATATTCctatctttgaaaaaaattatgacatcctgtggcataTTAATATggccaggatatcataatatgatccaagatatcataatatagaaagAGCATTTTTATCCAACCGCTTTTTAAtacgcatttaatgcctgcagctttagtttttcgtttgaaaatttaaatgacaaaaatacctctgtactttgaaaaaaaattatgatattctatgcatattatgacattctgtggataaaaattatgattttctgaatatagaatgtcataatatagacataagatgtcataattttaccaaagaatagagatattttcgtaatacaaaattttaaatgaaacagCTAATCTACAGGCATTAAATACATATTAAAAAGCGATGACTACATGAACCAATCGAACAAGATGATGCACTCCATGTCGGATTTTCTATACCGCCCGCACAAAGAATTTGCCTTGTTAATAAACATCATATatctaaaagttttaaaaaaCTATAATCCACTTCTTGCAGGACTGGTCTCCTAGCTGGAGCACTCAATTTGCTTGGCGCCGTATCAGGGCCTAAATATGATGGCAAATTTCTGCACTCTAAAGTGAAAGAACTGCTTGGTGATACAAAGCTTCATCAAACTTTAACTAACGTTGTGATTCCCGCTTTCGACATCAAGCTTCTTCAACCTGTCATATTCTCAACCTTTGAGGTATTTTACTTTCTTATATCCCTTCAAATTCCTTCTTGTTTATTTTTGCTTATCACCATCAATACTTAACTCGCCTGTTCTGTGGGAATCTAGACGAAAACGGACCCCTCAAAGGATGCTCTTCTATCAGACATTTGCATCAGTACTTGCGCAGCTCCAACATATCTGCCTGCCCACTACTTCGAAACTAAAGACTCCCAAGGGAAGACAAGGAGTTTTAATTTGGTCGATGGTGGTGTAGCTGCAAATAACCCCGTTAAGTTCTATACTTGTGCAATGCTAATCTTTATGATAAAGTTTTTTTGCTCACACCTGACCTTGGCCTATTATTTTTCTCTATATGATGACGAACACAGATGCTGGTAGCCACAAGCCAAATTATAAAGCAGATTTTCTTGGACAATGcagatttttctaaattcaagCCAACAGATTTTGCAAAATTCCTTGTCATCTCTCTCGGGACCGGGTCACCGAAGCACGAAGAAAAATTTACTGCACCAGAATCAGCTAAATGGGGTCTACTTGGATGGTTGCACAACCAGGGTTCCACACCCATTATTGACATTTTTTCACAATCGAGTGCAGACATGGTGGATATTCATGCATCTATTCTCTTTGAAGCACTGCGTAGTGAGAAAAACTATTTACGGAtacaggtaataatatccttttATCTTGAAAGAATAGATCATTTGGACTCACCTAAGAAAATCCATGTGAATCATTCATTATAATAATTTGATACCTGTTATAAAATAGGATGACTCCTTGGAAGGAGACGCAGCATCCGTGGACGTCTCGACGAGTGAGAACTTGCTGAAGTTGGTGCAAGTTGGCCAGGATCTTCTTAAGAAGCCGGTATCGAGGGTCAATCTAGAGACCGGCGTGTCTGAGGCATGCGATGTTGAAGGAACCAATGAAGAAGCCCTCATCCGCTTTGCAAGGATGCTCTC
The sequence above is a segment of the Elaeis guineensis isolate ETL-2024a chromosome 7, EG11, whole genome shotgun sequence genome. Coding sequences within it:
- the LOC105048780 gene encoding patatin-like protein 2, giving the protein MLTAPNKDNRPLFAAKDIIQFYLESCPKIFPQRTGLLAGALNLLGAVSGPKYDGKFLHSKVKELLGDTKLHQTLTNVVIPAFDIKLLQPVIFSTFETKTDPSKDALLSDICISTCAAPTYLPAHYFETKDSQGKTRSFNLVDGGVAANNPMLVATSQIIKQIFLDNADFSKFKPTDFAKFLVISLGTGSPKHEEKFTAPESAKWGLLGWLHNQGSTPIIDIFSQSSADMVDIHASILFEALRSEKNYLRIQDDSLEGDAASVDVSTSENLLKLVQVGQDLLKKPVSRVNLETGVSEACDVEGTNEEALIRFARMLSNERRSRNAKMSVA